The genomic stretch CTTCCACTTCTAAACCTCCCTGCAGAACTTCCTCACTTTTGAGCTCTTCCACTCTGGAAACCCACCGTCCCCCGTCTCTCTGGTCCCTGTGTCCCTGACCCTCCCAGACATTTGACCTGATTTCTGACCTCTGCCAGACTCCTTTATGTACGATACCCCTGGAGAGGTGGCCGAAGCCTTCCTGTCTTCCCTGACAGAGACAATAGAAGGAGTCGATGCTGAGGACGGGCACAGACCAGGTTTGACAGAGTGGGAGATGGGGCAGGGAACTAACTGGGGGAGAGTGGGCAGGAGATCATGCACACTGAGCCTGAGTGTCTCTGATGGCACCCAGGGGAACAACAGAAGAGGAAGATCGTCCTGGATCCCTCGGGCTCCATGAACATCTATCTTGTGCTGGATGGATCAGACAGTATTGGGGCACGCAACTTCACAGGGGCCAAGAACTGTCTTAGAGACTTCATTGAGAAGGTGAAGCCACTCCCCCTGAATGTGGGGACCTAAATGAATCTCACTGCTGTGCCTGGACTAGCTTCCTGGTGTTCCCAGACCCTCTGAGCCATAGGGTTCTAGAAACATCCAGGCCCTCCTTCCCTTTTACTTGAAGCAGTTTCTTGACCTTTAACCCAGACTCCCCAACAAACCTCAGAGTGACTATCCAACCCTTGAGTCTCTTCCTATGTCCTTCCCTGTCCCAGCAATGCCATGACCCTTTACTTCCCTCAGGTGGCAAGTTATGGAGTGAAGCCAAAATATGGTCTAGTGACATATGCCACAGACACCAACATTTTGATCAGAGTGTCCCAAGCAGAGAGCAGCAATGCAGACTGGGTCACAGAGAAGCTCAACAAAATCAGCTATGAAGGTCAGAAGTCAGGGAAGAGAATGGCGGGAGGTTCACTTTGGGGTCAGAGAGGTTGGAAGGCTCAGGGAGTAGCATAAGACCACATCAGGGGGCCAGGGAGACCACTTTGTAATGCACAGTTGGACATCAGGGTCAGTGGGGAATAAGGGTTAGTGGGAACCTGTTATGGGCTGAAAGAGTCACTTTGTGGTCAAAGGGAAGTCAGAGGGGTGACGACTAACGAAGTTGGAAAATGTGGAATCTACTGCTGACAGGCCTCTGGGTTTCAAGAATGTCTTGGAAGGCTAGGTGGGGTGACGGTCTCCTTCCTTTCCACAGATCACAAGTTGAAGATGGGAACTAACACCAAGAAGGCCCTCCAGGCCGTGTACAGCATGATGAGCTGGGAAGGGAACAGCCCCCCGGAAGGCTGGAACCGCACCCGCCATGTCATCATTCTCATGACTGACGGTCAGAAGGGTCCTTTCTCCTGCCCAACTCTCAACCGTTCATACCAGTGTGTGGCCCTTCAGTCCACACCTAACAGTGACTCATGGTGGGGGCCCTGAGCAGCAATGGGCCTCAACCATGTTGATCTTTTCTGTGACACTTTACAAGGGGGTCTCTCCATGATCTATCACTTCCATTTCCTTCCCAACCTGCTTAACCGGCCATGTGTCACTATATCTGGCCAATTTATCTTCCTTGACCCTCCTCCTTGCCTCCCCCGTCATGGTCCATCTCTTCTGTAGGCTTGCACAACATGGGTGGGGATCCAGTCCCTGTCATTCACGATATCCGGGCCTTGCTGGACATTGGTAGGGATCGCAAAAACCCAAGGGAAGAGTACCTGGGTAAGTTTTACCACCCAGAACCCAGAACCCTACTTTCAGTTCCTACGCCCCAGGGTCTGGACCCTCACCCTCGCCTTTTCTCCCTCAGACATCTATGTGTTTGGTGTTGGGCCTCTGGTGAACCAAGAGAACATCAATGCTTTGGCTTccaagaaagataaagagaaacatgTGTTCAAAGTCAAGGACATGGAAAACCTGCAAGATGTTTTCTTCCAAATGCTTGGTAGGAAGATACCAGAATAGTGTAAGATGGTTGGGAAACTCAGCTCTCCCCAGGCTCCCCCAGGTCACtcatctttcttctcctcccaaAGCCATGGCGGTATGGAAGGCTGTCCTCATTTCTGAGGACTCATTTCTACCTGAGTGTCATTATTGTTTCCTGACACTGCCCACTTCCTGATCTTAGAGGCATGGAACTCTAAAAGACGTCAGAGACCTTTCTCCAGTCCCTTGTTTTACAGATATGCAAATTGTAGCTGAGGGATGTCAGAGGACAGCAAGAGTTGGGCCTGAAATTAGCCAGGTCTCCAATCTTAGCCTCAAATTGTTGTCATTGTATCAGTGATTTCTTGTCTTCACCATAAGTAAACAAATGCCcctgcctttccttttctccttatgGGCCTTGGGTCCCCATGGACATGTAGGTGTCCCTCCCTAACAGGAGCTATTTGGAATGGTGTCCCAGCCTTCAGCACGTTCTTTTTTTGTCAGATGAAAGCCGGACTCTGGGTCTCTGTGGCATGGTTTGGGAGCACAAGGAGAGCAGTGATTACCACAGGCAACCGTGGCAGGCCAAGATCTCCGTCACTGTAAGCAGTGTTCCCGTGGTGGGGACTTCTGGGAGCTGAGGTCAGGGTGAAGTGTGGGTAAGGGAAAGGGCCAAGTTTCCATGCTTGAGTGTGGTGTCTGTGAAAGTGGAGCTCCCCCCTCTGCCATTCTGTTCCCAGCGCCCTTCGAAGGGACACGAGAACTGCATGGGGGCCGTGGTGTCGGAGTACTTTGTGCTGACGGCGGCACACTGTTTCACGGTGGATGACCAGTCACACTCCATCAAGGTCAACGTGGGTAAGGGTGACAAGAATCAATCCTGAGCTCCACCTTATGGCTAATACGTCCCACTTCAAGAGCCCACAGCCCACTTGCCCTCTACGTAGTCCCTTCCTTTGTACACTGGACCAGTTAGGATGCGGTGGGGCCAAAGGCGGGAGGCTGCCTACAGAGAAGTGGGAGGTCCAGAGTTACCCACAATTCTCCAACCTTAGGAGGGATAAAGCATGACATGGACATAGAAGCAGTCCTATTTCACCCCAAGTACAACATCAGTAAGAAAAATGCAGAAGGAATTGCTGAATTTTATGACTACGACGTGGCCCTGATCAAGCTCAAGAACAAACTGAAGTTTACTGAGACTCTCAGGTGTGGCTTCCTGAGAAAAAGGTGGGGCTGGAAGACTGGATAGGTACAGTGTGTCATCCCTGAATTTCCCCATCTTTCCTCAACAGGCCCATCTGTCTCCCTTGCACCAAGGGGACAAATCAAGCTTTGAGGCTTCCGCTGTCAACCACTTGCCAGCAGCAGAGTAAGACATGTTCAGGGAGAGCACTGGGATGCGAGTCCAAGAGACAAGGGTGCATGAGAGTTCCTGCAGGAGATAACTGCTCAGCCCCTAACTCACACGGAGGGGCTGAGGGATGTTTgctgagatgggggtggggagtgctgaAATGATCccgtctgtccatctgtccagtGCAAGAGCTGCTCCCTGCAAAGGATATCAAAGCTCTGTTTGTGTCTGAGTTGGTCAAGGATGGGAGGAAGAGGCTGACTCGGAAGGAGGTCTACATCAAGAATGGGGATAGGGTAAGAAATGTGGGATCCTAAGGAGTTCCTGTACCTGGGGTATCCAACCTTTCGgcatctttgggccacactggaagagttgttctgagccacacattaaatgcattgtgacatataatcacacacacagaaacctcccattttaagtcaatttacgattttgtgctgggctgcattcacaggcatcctgagctgcatgcagcctgcaggttgggcacccctgcctCTGACTCTCCCTAAGCAAACTTTGTTATCCCCTTCTCCATGCTTCCCACCTCACCTACAGAAAGATGCATGTGAGAGAGATGCTCAAAAGGCCCCAGGCTATGAGAAAGTCCAGGACATCCACAAGGTGGTCACCCCCAGGTTCCTTTGCACTGGAGGGGTGAACCCCTATGCTGATCCCAACACTTGCAAAGGTGAGAAAAGGCTCTTTGGTTGTGCTGCAAGTTCCCGAGGCCCAAGAGTCTTTCCCTACAGCTTCTCTTTTCCTGTAGGTGATTCCGGTGGTCCCCTGATTATTCACAAGAGGAGCCGCTTCATTCAAGTGAGTCTCCCCTTTCCCAGTAGCAGGGAGATGCCTAGTGGTCAGCACAGGCCCTGAAGCAGTCAAGTCAAAAGGATGTGGCTAGAAAGGGGAGGGCAGAGCCCATTTCACCTTAGGGCTATTCCCTGGACTGATTGGCTCAGGACCTCGTGTCTGGCCTGGGTGCTGCAGAGGACAGGACTGAGCTGGGTCACTAGTCTAACTCTTCCAGGTCAGTGCAGGCGCACTTGGGAGTAGTTTTGCTTTCTGGGATGAGGAAGGAATCCTACCAAACGATCCGTGGCAACCCCTTGACCTTTCCAGGTTGGTGTGATCAGCTGGGGTGTAGTGGATGTCTGCAAAGACAAGCGGTTGCAGCACCAGGTACCTGCTCACGCCCGAGACTTTCACATCAACCTCTTCCAAGTGCTCCCCTGGCTCAAGGAGAAACTCCAAAATGAGGATCTGGAATTTCTATGAGGGGTTTCCTGCTGGAAAGGGGCATGTGATCAAATTAAAACAGCTCTGACTATACTGTGTTCAAGATCCTtttggggaagggagtggggaatgTGCACTGGCTACCTTgttacaaagcaaaacaaatcaaATCGAAGAGCCATTTTTAACGGTTCAACCGCAATTCCAAGTTCTGAAAAACCAGAGGCTGAGGGAGATGGTGAGCTTCCACCTCAGTGTTTTACTGAGACCAGTGTTGGGGCAGACGAGGCACAAGAAATCCAGCTCCGTAACTAGAAGCCATCCACAAGGTTTTCCTTGTAGACATCATCACTGTAGACAATCTGGGTCCTTTTGTCCCGGTGGCAACCCTTAGGACTGTTCTGGACAGCTAGGTTGGAAGGAAAGGATTAGTTAAGGCCAGACCGAGAGCATTGGTGAGACCCTAGGCCCAGTCTTACCTCCTCACTCCTGACCTGAGTTTTGGAAGCCTGGTTTCTATGCTGCCCTCTGGTGGTTGGGATGGCCTGTCTCCCTTTAGCCCCTTAGGCTAGTGGCTGCCAATTCATCACTGGGGCAAAGAGTATTATGCTGTTATCTTGGCACATGGGGATACTGTAACAAATGTTTTGTTCTTAGAAAATTCCCAAATGTTGTTGTTGACACATGTGAATGGTGCTTACTTAATTGCTTTTAGTTAgtacatcaaaaattaaaaattagaaaatctcaccctggctgatatggctcattggattgaacactggcttgcaaaccaaggggtcactggttcgattcccagtcagggcacatgcctgggttgcgagccaggtccccagcaggggacatgtgagaggtgaccacacactgatgtttctctccctctatttcttcctcccttcccctctaaaaataaatacaatctttgaaaaaaagaaaaaagaaaatctctacAGCTCTTTGTTGACATGTTGGTCTTTTATCTGGAAGGCCACTCTTGCTCTGAACCCCTTGTTTTGTTCACTCCTTTGTCAAGAAAATCTATTTCAGCTAAACTTGGTTATTCACACCGAGAAACGCTCCTTTCCCTACCAGGAGAACTCACTCCGTGGGTAGCTTTGACCCTGAGCATTCTTGTGTGAGCCTTGggctctcttcccctttctctttcctccctgtaTCCAGTGTGTCTTTCTCTTCGCCCCATCTCCAAGGATTCCATCCCTGCCACTCTGGGGCTAGAGTGAACCCCCCACACCAGCTCTCATCTCTTGGATTTTTATATCCCGCCACTGCTGATCATGCCCTCCTCAAAGCTGGGGTTCTTTGGTTTCAGGGGCCCAGGTCCCCCTGGTGCTGctcccagccctgacccctccTGGTGTCAATGTTTCCAAAAAGAGAGAAGGCCCCACGGAGGAAGGTGGGCGTCATGTCTTCTCCATACTATGCTGCATCAACTTCAGCCTAACACGCAGAAGAGCTGGGACGGGTGGGGTATGAGGAACACAACCCTCCTTCCTACCATATGGCCTTCCTACCATTTCCCAAGCCCAGTCCTGGATCATTTCCCCCTGACCCCCAATGATACTGTCATTTTGCAGCCACCATGAGATACAGATGACtaatctgttttcatttctcaccTCATGCCTGAGTTCCAGATCTCTATTCCAAATGCTTATTTTAGAAAACCTACTATACTTCATCTCAAAATGAACAAGGCCACATGAAATGTTCATCTTCTTCATGAACTTGACCTGCTTTCATGTCTTCCCTGTTCAGTTATTGGAAGTTGTTTTCaacccttttctctcttctttctcctactTCCAACTGACAGAGGGTCTGCCCActctccttcccattcccacAGCCTCCCACAAATCCTGACCTCTAGAGAACCCGGGGACATGCAGGGAAACGAAAGGCGTGAGAGGTGGGGGATAGAATGAAGGAGCAGAAATCCTGTTCTTACCAAGGGAGCCCCAGACTGACTTCCCAGTGGCGGCGTCCAGCATGGGCTGTTTGCGGGCAATGCTGACTTTGAGCTGCACGGACTCCACCTGGGTCCCATTGAGCTGGGGCAGAAGGGGGGAGGGCAGAAGATGGGGGAACATTACAGACAAACCAAAGGTGGATTTCCATGAGTTTCCATCCTAGGAGTGGACTGAGCAGGAATCTGAGAATACAAGGTTTCCTGTGTGAGCAGGGAGATACTATTCTGTCAAGAGGAAATGATTTCCTCCTGGCTCCCAGcactttaaagagaaaacatgaggatggcaggaggggtgggagtAACGAACGATCTGGGAAATCCCAACCTCAGCAACGGCCTGATCTGCTGACTCCATCTTTTCATAGGTGACGAAGGCACAGCTGGGATGAGAGAAAACAGGGTTAGTGGAGGGGTTACGAGCTCTTCTGAACCCAGCCAACCCCGTGCTCATAGGCCGCTGGAGACATATTGGCCTCCTCCTGAGCCTCATCATCAGTTCGGCCTGATGTCATCCTTACTTTCTGGGAGGGTCCATGGAGAGGTCAATGATGTTTCCAAAGGGAGAGAAGGCCCCACGGAGGAGGGTGGGCGTCATGTCTTCCCCATACACATAGAGGGTATTCCCCTTCCGAGGGGCCCGGCGCTCAGGGAATGAGTCCGACCCTGTGGGATCACAAGATGTACCATGTCTCACTCTTCAATTTAAGAGTGTGCTTTAGTTGGAGCCACTTAAATCCTATCTGAAGTCACTTCTCCCACCAGCCAAGCCAACTCACTGCGGAAAAGGCCCTCTCGGTCCCGGTCCCGGTCTCTGTCCCGGTCCCGGTCTCTGTCCCGGTCTCGGTCTCTGTCCCGGTCCCTGTCCCGGTTCCGCTCACGACTGCGGTCCCGGCTGCGGTTTCGGGGAGGGGAGACTGAGGAGCGGGTGCCACCACGTTCTTCATAGCCCCAGTCAAAGCTTCGAGGGAGGCCATCAC from Phyllostomus discolor isolate MPI-MPIP mPhyDis1 chromosome 4, mPhyDis1.pri.v3, whole genome shotgun sequence encodes the following:
- the CFB gene encoding complement factor B produces the protein MWSNLSPWLCLVPLVLHLLSGGVGATPLPVPEPHSPCSLEGVEIKGGSFRLLKEGQALEYVCPSGFYPYPVQLRICRSTGSWSTLRTQDQKIVKKAECRAIRCPRPQDFENGEYWPRAPYYNVSDEISFHCYDGYILRGSANRSCQATGRWDGQTAICDNGAGSCPNPGIPIGTRKVGSQYRLEDSVTYYCSRGLTLRGSQRRTCQEGGSWSGTEPSCQDSFMYDTPGEVAEAFLSSLTETIEGVDAEDGHRPGEQQKRKIVLDPSGSMNIYLVLDGSDSIGARNFTGAKNCLRDFIEKVASYGVKPKYGLVTYATDTNILIRVSQAESSNADWVTEKLNKISYEDHKLKMGTNTKKALQAVYSMMSWEGNSPPEGWNRTRHVIILMTDGLHNMGGDPVPVIHDIRALLDIGRDRKNPREEYLDIYVFGVGPLVNQENINALASKKDKEKHVFKVKDMENLQDVFFQMLDESRTLGLCGMVWEHKESSDYHRQPWQAKISVTRPSKGHENCMGAVVSEYFVLTAAHCFTVDDQSHSIKVNVGGIKHDMDIEAVLFHPKYNISKKNAEGIAEFYDYDVALIKLKNKLKFTETLRPICLPCTKGTNQALRLPLSTTCQQQMQELLPAKDIKALFVSELVKDGRKRLTRKEVYIKNGDRKDACERDAQKAPGYEKVQDIHKVVTPRFLCTGGVNPYADPNTCKGDSGGPLIIHKRSRFIQVGVISWGVVDVCKDKRLQHQVPAHARDFHINLFQVLPWLKEKLQNEDLEFL
- the NELFE gene encoding negative elongation factor E isoform X2 translates to MLVIPPGLSEEEEALQKKFNKLKKKKKALLALKKQSSSSTASQGGVKRSLSEQPVVDTATATEQAKQLVKSGAISAIKAETKNSGFKRSRTLEGKLKDPEKGPVPTFQPFQRSISADDDLQELSRRPQRKSLYESFVSSSDRLRELGADGDEAEGPGAGDGLPRSFDWGYEERGGTRSSVSPPRNRSRDRSRERNRDRDRDRDRDRDRDRDRDRDRDRDREGLFRRSDSFPERRAPRKGNTLYVYGEDMTPTLLRGAFSPFGNIIDLSMDPPRNCAFVTYEKMESADQAVAELNGTQVESVQLKVSIARKQPMLDAATGKSVWGSLAVQNSPKGCHRDKRTQIVYSDDVYKENLVDGF
- the NELFE gene encoding negative elongation factor E isoform X1, with the translated sequence MLVIPPGLSEEEEALQKKFNKLKKKKKALLALKKQSSSSTASQGGVKRSLSEQPVVDTATATEQAKQLVKSGAISAIKAETKNSGFKRSRTLEGKLKDPEKGPVPTFQPFQRSISADDDLQELSRRPQRKSLYESFVSSSDRLRELGADGDEAEGPGAGDGLPRSFDWGYEERGGTRSSVSPPRNRSRDRSRERNRDRDRDRDRDRDRDRDRDRDRDRDREGLFRRSDSFPERRAPRKGNTLYVYGEDMTPTLLRGAFSPFGNIIDLSMDPPRNCAFVTYEKMESADQAVAELNGTQVESVQLKVSIARKQPMLDAATGKSVWGSLGKNRISAPSFYPPPLTPFVSLHVPGFSRGQDLWEAVGMGRRVGRPSVSWK